From Victivallis lenta:
GGAATTCAGCGAGCCGTTCGGATTCGCGGGGAATTCGGTCGCCGGCGTGCCGTCCTGATTCACATAACGCACCGCGGCCAGGTGACGCGCCTCGATCTCCCCGAGAACCGCGTCGTCAACGACGAACTTGCCCTCTCCATGGCGCAGCGGCAGGCGGATCTTGTCGATCCCCTTCGTGAACACGCAGGGCGATGCCGGGTCGGCCTTCAGGATGCACCAGTCGTCGCGGAAGACCCCCGAATCATTGTGGGCCAGCGCCGCGGTCTGCGTGAAATAGTCGCCGTCGAGCGCCGGGACCATGCCGAGGCGGGTCAATGTCTGGAAACCGTTGCAGACGCCCATCACCAGTTTGCCGTCCGCAATGAACTTCTCGAGCTGGTCGCGCAGTCTGAACTTGACGCGGTTCGCAAAGATCGTCCCGGAGCCGAGATGATCGCCGAACGCGAAGCCGCCGATGAAGATCAGGAACTGATATTCGCCG
This genomic window contains:
- a CDS encoding phosphoribosylformylglycinamidine synthase subunit PurQ, whose product is MKRSDVKVLIITGFGLNCERETAAACRLVGATPELVHLNDLIAGKHTLGEYQFLIFIGGFAFGDHLGSGTIFANRVKFRLRDQLEKFIADGKLVMGVCNGFQTLTRLGMVPALDGDYFTQTAALAHNDSGVFRDDWCILKADPASPCVFTKGIDKIRLPLRHGEGKFVVDDAVLGEIEARHLAAVRYVNQDGTPATEFPANPNGSLNSIAGICDPTGRVFGLMPHPEAFLSPYNSPTWTFDKAAGKLPREGEGVVFFRNAVDYIADHF